Proteins encoded by one window of Streptomyces sp. NBC_01477:
- the truA gene encoding tRNA pseudouridine(38-40) synthase TruA: protein MSDDAAPGFVRVRLDLAYDGADFSGWAKQRTRRTVQGELESAITTVLRLPEPVELTVAGRTDAGVHARGQVAHVDLPAEVWDAERGKLRRRLAGRLPWDVRVFGVSEAPSGFNARFSAIWRRYAYRVGDHPGGVDPLLRGHVLWHDRPVDVDAMNAAAQLLLGEHDFAAYCKKREGATTIRTLLDVRWERARDGVAVATVRADAFCHNMVRALVGAMILVGDGHRPVAFPAEVLAGRVRHSAVNVVRPHGLTLEEVGYPADELLAARSREARNLRTLPGCA, encoded by the coding sequence GTGAGCGACGACGCTGCACCCGGTTTCGTACGGGTCCGGCTCGACCTGGCATACGACGGGGCCGACTTCTCCGGCTGGGCCAAGCAGCGCACCCGCCGTACGGTCCAGGGCGAGCTGGAGTCGGCGATCACCACGGTCCTGCGGCTGCCGGAGCCCGTCGAGCTGACGGTGGCCGGCCGCACCGACGCCGGCGTCCACGCCCGCGGCCAGGTCGCGCACGTCGACCTGCCGGCCGAGGTGTGGGACGCCGAGCGCGGCAAACTGCGCAGGCGGCTGGCCGGACGCCTGCCCTGGGACGTCCGCGTCTTCGGCGTCAGCGAGGCGCCCTCCGGCTTCAACGCGCGCTTCTCCGCGATCTGGCGCCGGTACGCCTACCGGGTCGGCGACCACCCCGGCGGGGTCGATCCGCTGCTGCGCGGGCACGTGCTGTGGCACGACCGGCCGGTGGACGTCGACGCCATGAACGCCGCCGCGCAACTGCTGCTCGGGGAGCACGACTTCGCGGCGTACTGCAAGAAGCGCGAGGGTGCGACGACGATCCGCACGCTGCTCGATGTGCGCTGGGAGCGGGCGCGCGACGGCGTCGCCGTCGCCACGGTCAGGGCGGACGCCTTCTGCCACAACATGGTGCGGGCGCTGGTCGGGGCGATGATCCTGGTCGGGGACGGGCACCGGCCGGTCGCCTTCCCGGCGGAGGTCCTGGCCGGACGGGTGCGGCACTCCGCGGTGAACGTCGTACGGCCGCACGGGCTGACCCTGGAGGAGGTCGGCTACCCGGCCGATGAACTCCTCGCGGCCCGCAGCCGCGAGGCCCGCAACCTGCGCACGCTGCCGGGCTGCGCCTAG
- the rplQ gene encoding 50S ribosomal protein L17: MPQPAKGARLGGSAAHEKLLLANLAKALFEHGRITTTEAKARRLRPVAERLITKAKKGDMHNRRQVLQTITDKSIVHTLFTEIGPRYENRPGGYTRITKIGPRRGDNAPMAVIELVEALTVQQSAVGEAEAATKRSAKDTAGDDAIADLKKDEAVEDAKPADAEADAEESDEAKDA; the protein is encoded by the coding sequence ATGCCTCAGCCCGCCAAGGGTGCCCGTCTGGGCGGCAGCGCCGCGCACGAGAAGCTGCTTCTCGCGAACCTCGCGAAGGCGCTCTTCGAGCACGGCCGCATCACCACCACCGAGGCCAAGGCGCGCCGGCTGCGCCCGGTCGCGGAGCGCCTGATCACCAAGGCGAAGAAGGGCGACATGCACAACCGTCGCCAGGTGCTGCAGACGATCACGGACAAGAGCATCGTGCACACGCTCTTCACCGAGATCGGCCCGCGGTACGAGAACCGCCCGGGTGGCTACACCCGGATCACCAAGATCGGCCCCCGCCGCGGCGACAACGCGCCCATGGCGGTCATCGAGCTGGTCGAGGCCCTGACCGTGCAGCAGTCCGCTGTCGGTGAGGCCGAGGCCGCGACGAAGCGTTCCGCGAAGGACACCGCGGGCGACGACGCCATCGCCGACCTCAAGAAGGACGAGGCCGTCGAGGACGCCAAGCCCGCTGACGCGGAGGCGGACGCCGAGGAGTCGGACGAGGCCAAGGACGCCTGA
- a CDS encoding DNA-directed RNA polymerase subunit alpha, whose product MLIAQRPSLTEEVVDEFRSRFVIEPLEPGFGYTLGNSLRRTLLSSIPGAAVTSIRVDGVLHEFTTVPGVKEDVTDVILNIKQLVVSSEHDEPVVMYLRKQGPGVVTAADIAPPAGVEVHNPDLVLATLNAKGKLEMELTVERGRGYVSAVQNKQQGQEIGRIPVDSIYSPVLKVTYKVEATRVEQRTDFDKLIVDVETKQAMRPRDAMASAGKTLVELFGLARELNVDAEGIDMGPSPTDAALAADLALPIEELELTVRSYNCLKREGIHSVGELVARSEADLLDIRNFGAKSIDEVKAKLAGMGLALKDSPPGFDPTAAADAFGADDDVDAGFVETEQY is encoded by the coding sequence ATGCTGATTGCTCAGCGTCCCTCGTTGACCGAAGAGGTCGTCGACGAATTCCGCTCACGGTTCGTGATCGAGCCGCTCGAGCCGGGCTTCGGCTACACCCTCGGCAATTCGCTCCGCCGTACGCTCCTGTCCTCGATCCCGGGTGCCGCGGTCACCTCGATCCGGGTCGACGGTGTCCTGCACGAGTTCACCACCGTGCCGGGCGTCAAGGAGGACGTGACCGACGTCATCCTCAACATCAAGCAGCTGGTCGTCTCCTCGGAGCACGACGAGCCGGTCGTGATGTACCTGCGCAAGCAGGGTCCGGGTGTCGTCACCGCCGCCGACATCGCGCCCCCGGCCGGTGTCGAGGTGCACAACCCCGACCTGGTCCTGGCCACGCTCAACGCCAAGGGCAAGCTGGAGATGGAGCTGACCGTCGAGCGCGGTCGCGGCTACGTCTCCGCGGTGCAGAACAAGCAGCAGGGCCAGGAGATCGGCCGTATCCCGGTCGACTCCATCTACAGCCCGGTGCTCAAGGTCACCTACAAGGTCGAGGCGACCCGAGTCGAGCAGCGCACCGACTTCGACAAGCTGATCGTCGACGTCGAGACCAAGCAGGCCATGCGCCCGCGGGACGCCATGGCGTCGGCGGGCAAGACCCTGGTCGAGCTGTTCGGCCTGGCCCGCGAGCTGAACGTCGACGCCGAGGGCATCGACATGGGCCCGTCCCCCACGGACGCCGCCCTGGCCGCGGATCTGGCGCTGCCGATCGAGGAGCTGGAACTCACCGTCCGCTCCTACAACTGCCTCAAGCGCGAGGGCATCCACTCCGTGGGCGAGCTCGTCGCACGCTCCGAGGCGGACCTGCTCGACATCCGCAACTTCGGTGCGAAGTCGATCGACGAGGTCAAGGCGAAGCTGGCCGGCATGGGCCTGGCCCTCAAGGACAGCCCGCCCGGATTCGACCCGACCGCCGCCGCCGACGCCTTCGGCGCCGACGACGACGTCGACGCCGGCTTCGTGGAGACCGAGCAGTACTGA
- the rpsD gene encoding 30S ribosomal protein S4: MARYTGADCKRCRREKQKLFLKGAKCESAKCPIEIRPYPPGEHGRGRTKDSEYLLQLREKQKCGRIYGVLEKQFVNYYKEANQKSGKTGENLLRILETRLDNVVYRAGFAKSRDHARQLVRHGHITVNGRKNDIPSARVAVSDIIEVRESSRNLTPFAVAQGEAGDKTVPAWLEANAGKLRILVHSLPERQVIDTQVQEQLIVEFYSK, from the coding sequence ATGGCGCGTTACACCGGGGCCGACTGCAAGCGTTGCCGTCGGGAGAAGCAGAAGCTCTTCCTCAAGGGAGCGAAGTGCGAGAGCGCGAAGTGCCCGATCGAGATCCGTCCTTACCCCCCGGGTGAGCACGGACGCGGGCGCACCAAGGACAGCGAGTACCTGCTTCAGCTGCGTGAGAAGCAGAAGTGCGGCCGCATCTACGGTGTCCTCGAGAAGCAGTTCGTGAACTACTACAAGGAAGCGAACCAGAAGTCCGGCAAGACCGGTGAGAACCTGCTTCGCATCCTTGAGACCCGCCTCGACAACGTGGTGTACCGGGCCGGCTTCGCCAAGTCCCGCGACCACGCCCGTCAGCTGGTCCGTCACGGACACATCACCGTCAACGGGCGCAAGAACGACATTCCGTCGGCTCGCGTCGCTGTGAGTGACATCATCGAGGTCCGCGAGTCGTCCCGGAACCTGACCCCGTTCGCGGTGGCGCAGGGCGAGGCCGGCGACAAGACCGTGCCGGCGTGGCTCGAGGCCAACGCGGGCAAGCTCCGGATCCTCGTGCACAGCCTGCCCGAGCGCCAGGTGATCGACACCCAGGTGCAGGAGCAGTTGATCGTCGAGTTCTACTCCAAGTAG
- the rpsK gene encoding 30S ribosomal protein S11, whose amino-acid sequence MPPKGRQGAAKKVRRKEKKNVAHGHAHIKSTFNNTIVSITDPAGNVISWASAGHVGFKGSRKSTPFAAQMAAESAARRAQEHGMRKVDVFVKGPGSGRETAIRSLQATGLEVGSIQDVTPTPHNGCRPPKRRRV is encoded by the coding sequence ATGCCTCCTAAGGGCCGTCAGGGCGCAGCCAAGAAGGTGCGCCGCAAGGAAAAGAAGAACGTCGCTCATGGGCACGCCCACATCAAGAGCACGTTCAACAACACGATCGTCTCGATCACCGACCCCGCGGGCAACGTGATCTCCTGGGCCTCCGCCGGCCACGTCGGCTTCAAGGGCTCGCGCAAGTCCACCCCCTTCGCCGCGCAGATGGCCGCCGAGTCGGCCGCCCGCCGGGCGCAGGAGCACGGCATGCGCAAGGTGGACGTCTTCGTCAAGGGTCCCGGCTCCGGCCGCGAGACCGCGATCCGCTCCCTCCAGGCCACCGGCCTTGAGGTCGGGTCGATCCAGGACGTCACCCCGACCCCGCACAACGGCTGCCGCCCGCCGAAGCGCCGCCGCGTCTGA
- the rpsM gene encoding 30S ribosomal protein S13, producing MARLSGVDLPREKRVEIALTYVFGIGRSRAQDILKNTGVNPDVRVRDLAEEDLIKIAKWVDDNYTTEGDLRRSVQADIRRKVEIGCYQGLRHRRGLPVHGQRTHTNARTRKGPRRAIAGKKKPGKK from the coding sequence ATGGCACGCCTTTCAGGCGTTGACCTCCCGCGCGAGAAGCGCGTGGAGATCGCCCTCACCTATGTCTTCGGCATCGGGCGCTCGCGCGCCCAGGACATCCTGAAGAACACCGGTGTGAACCCCGACGTCCGCGTGCGCGACCTTGCTGAGGAAGACCTCATCAAGATCGCCAAGTGGGTCGACGACAACTACACGACCGAGGGTGACCTCCGTCGTTCGGTGCAGGCCGACATCCGCCGCAAGGTCGAGATCGGCTGCTACCAGGGTCTGCGTCACCGCCGGGGCCTGCCCGTCCACGGGCAGCGCACTCACACCAACGCCCGCACCCGCAAGGGCCCGCGTCGCGCCATCGCCGGCAAGAAGAAGCCGGGCAAGAAGTAG
- the rpmJ gene encoding 50S ribosomal protein L36, whose protein sequence is MKVKPSVKKICDKCKVIRRHGRVMVICDNLRHKQRQG, encoded by the coding sequence ATGAAGGTCAAGCCGAGCGTCAAGAAGATCTGCGACAAGTGCAAGGTGATCCGCCGCCACGGCCGGGTCATGGTCATCTGCGACAACCTGCGCCACAAGCAGCGCCAGGGCTGA
- the infA gene encoding translation initiation factor IF-1 has translation MAKKQGAIEIEGTVIESLPNAMFKVELQNGHKVLAHISGKMRMHYIRILPDDRVVVELSPYDLTRGRIVYRYK, from the coding sequence ATGGCCAAAAAGCAAGGCGCCATCGAAATCGAGGGCACCGTGATCGAGTCTCTGCCGAACGCCATGTTCAAGGTGGAGCTGCAGAACGGTCACAAGGTCCTCGCGCACATCAGCGGCAAGATGCGGATGCACTACATCCGTATCCTTCCGGATGACCGGGTCGTCGTGGAGCTGTCTCCGTACGACCTGACGCGCGGACGGATCGTCTACCGATACAAGTAG
- the map gene encoding type I methionyl aminopeptidase — translation MVEIKTPEQIATMRRAGLVVAAVHEATRAAAVPGATTKDLDEIAAQVIADHGAKPNFLGYGGFPGNICTSVNDVVVHGIPDRATVLKDGDIIAIDAGAIVDGWHGDAAYTCFVGSGHAPELVELSRVTEESMWAGIAAFRKGNRLEDISRAVESYIRRQPRPASGKYGIVEDYGGHGIGTEMHMDPHLLNYVSKKRGRGIKLIPGVCLAIEPMVTLGSPHTHVLDDEWTVKSDDGSWSSHWEHTIALTEDGPLVLTAPDCGRAKLAEYGITVAPDPVA, via the coding sequence ATGGTGGAGATCAAGACCCCGGAGCAGATCGCCACGATGAGGCGCGCCGGACTGGTCGTCGCGGCGGTGCACGAGGCGACCCGCGCGGCGGCCGTCCCCGGTGCCACCACCAAGGACCTGGACGAGATCGCCGCCCAGGTGATCGCCGACCACGGCGCCAAGCCGAACTTCCTGGGCTACGGCGGCTTCCCCGGCAACATCTGCACGTCGGTCAACGACGTGGTCGTGCACGGCATCCCCGACCGGGCGACCGTGCTCAAGGACGGCGACATCATCGCCATCGACGCCGGCGCCATCGTGGACGGCTGGCACGGCGACGCGGCCTACACCTGCTTCGTCGGCTCGGGGCACGCGCCCGAGCTGGTCGAACTGAGCCGGGTGACCGAGGAGTCCATGTGGGCCGGCATCGCCGCCTTCCGCAAGGGCAACCGGCTCGAAGACATCTCGCGTGCCGTCGAGAGCTACATCCGCCGCCAGCCGCGCCCCGCGTCGGGCAAGTACGGCATCGTCGAGGACTACGGCGGCCACGGCATCGGCACCGAGATGCACATGGACCCGCACCTGCTGAACTACGTCAGCAAGAAGCGCGGGCGCGGCATCAAGCTCATCCCCGGGGTGTGCCTGGCGATCGAGCCGATGGTCACCCTCGGCTCCCCGCACACCCACGTGCTGGACGACGAGTGGACCGTCAAGTCCGACGACGGCTCGTGGTCCTCGCACTGGGAGCACACCATCGCCCTGACCGAGGACGGCCCGCTGGTGCTCACCGCGCCGGACTGCGGCCGGGCCAAGCTCGCCGAGTACGGCATCACGGTGGCGCCCGACCCGGTCGCGTGA
- a CDS encoding adenylate kinase, with translation MRIVLVGPPGAGKGTQAAYLAKNLSIPHISTGDLFRANISQGTDLGKQAKAYMDAGDLVPDEVTIGMAEDRLDQPDAVGGFLLDGFPRNDFQAQALDAYLAAHGIALDGVLDLEVPEGEVVKRIAGRRVCRNDSAHVFHVENKQPKVSGVCDVCGGELYQRSDDAEDKVRNRLDVYHRETEPIIDYYKQQNLVVTISALGTVAEVTERAMEALRRDDAA, from the coding sequence ATGCGTATCGTCCTGGTCGGGCCGCCCGGCGCGGGCAAGGGGACGCAGGCCGCGTACCTCGCCAAGAACCTGTCGATCCCGCACATCTCGACGGGCGACCTGTTCCGCGCCAACATCAGCCAGGGCACCGACCTCGGCAAGCAGGCGAAGGCGTACATGGACGCCGGCGACCTGGTGCCGGACGAGGTCACCATCGGCATGGCGGAGGACCGGCTGGACCAGCCGGACGCCGTCGGCGGCTTCCTGCTCGACGGCTTCCCGCGCAACGACTTCCAGGCCCAGGCGCTCGACGCCTACCTGGCCGCCCACGGCATCGCGCTGGACGGCGTGCTCGACCTGGAGGTCCCCGAGGGCGAGGTCGTCAAGCGGATCGCCGGCCGCCGGGTGTGCCGCAACGACAGCGCGCACGTCTTCCACGTCGAGAACAAGCAGCCCAAGGTGTCCGGGGTCTGCGACGTGTGCGGCGGCGAGCTGTACCAGCGCAGCGACGACGCCGAGGACAAGGTCCGCAACCGCCTCGACGTCTACCACCGCGAGACCGAGCCGATCATCGACTACTACAAGCAGCAGAATCTTGTGGTGACGATCTCGGCGCTCGGCACCGTGGCCGAGGTCACGGAGCGCGCGATGGAGGCGCTGCGGCGCGACGACGCCGCCTGA